In a single window of the Acipenser ruthenus chromosome 20, fAciRut3.2 maternal haplotype, whole genome shotgun sequence genome:
- the LOC117425126 gene encoding zinc finger protein 821-like isoform X2, with product MHSALLPRKLEIHRVEEELRDFSQLGDKNMSRRKQTNPFKVNWSFPSTGLAGPEHSVAMEGRADFTEDNESRSNNSHEADEQDSVSEDSDSDQDNPDSSSNTSADDTLMSPKCGPSDGDMKKECNGGNDLNNSYICSLCHVECGNPDHIIAHIYQHTTMHGNSKSYVCPVCGRALSSPGSLGRHLLIHSEDRLSNCAVCGSHFTDMSNFNREKLRDFLNSENSNSKGGSSLSQPLPDLNPNLIPNLTSSIAPLPSLSDSLNSPTPSPPLLPDVLNPGPVYPAGVLLVCNSCVAYQNLVEVQSSSMRKWAVRRQNEPMESRMHRLEKEREAKKSKRASESPDERELRRLRDRESKRLQRMQETEEQRARRLQRDREAMRQKRATETPEKRQARLIREREAKRLKRRLEKIDPTLRTQIEHDPAAMAALTADMNLFPFPMTCPSLENSLFMKLP from the exons ATGCATTCTGCATTATTGCctag AAAACTGGAAATCCATCGGGTCGAGGAGGAGCTTCGGGATTTCTCTCAGCTGGGAGACAAGAATATGTCAAGGCGAAAACAGACCAACCCTTTCAAAGTTAATT GGTCTTTCCCCTCGACAGGGCTAGCTGGCCCAGAGCACTCAGTGGCAATGGAGGGAAGAGCAGATTTCACAGAGGACAACGAGAGCCGCAGCAACAACTCCCACGAGGCAGATGAACAGGACAGCGTCTCGG aggATAGCGACAGTGACCAAGATAATCCTGATTCATCTTCCAACACGTCCGCTGATGACACCCTGATGTCCCCGAAGTGTGGCCCTTCTGACGGGGACATGAAAAAG GAGTGCAATGGGGGTAATGATTTGAATAACAGCTACATATGCTCGCTGTGTCACGTGGAGTGTGGCAACCCGGATCACATTATTGCACACATCTACCAG CACACGACTATGCATGGAAACAGTAAGAGCTACGTGTGCCCGGTGTGTGGGCGAGCTCTGAGCTCACCAGGCTCTCTGGGGAGACACCTCCTTATCCACTCCGAGGATCGCCTCTCAAACTGCGCAGTCTGTGGATCCCATTTCACTGACATGAGCAACTTCAACAG GGAGAAGCTACGAGACTTCCTCAACTCTGAGAACAGCAACAGCAAAGGGGGCTCTTCTCTATCCCAGCCACTTCCAGACCTGAACCCGAATCTCATACCCAACCTTACCTCCTCCATTGCTCCGCTCCCTTCACTCTCTGACAGCCTGAACTCTCCAACACCCTCCCCCCCTCTGCTTCCAGATGTCTTGAACCCGGGGCCTGTCTACCCAGCTGGGGTCCTGCTGGTCTGCAACAGCTGTGTGGCATACCAGAATCTAGTGGAGGTCCAGTCATCCTCCATGAGGAAGTGGGCGGTCCGGAGGCAGAACGAACCCATGGAGTCGAGGATGCACCGTCTGGAGAAAGAGCGGGAGGCCAAGAAGAGCAAGCGGGCCAGCGAGTCGCCTGATGAACGTGAGCTGCGCAGGCTGAGGGACCGCGAGTCCAAGCGCCTCCAGAGGATGCAGGAGACGGAGGAGCAGAGGGCGCGCAGGCTTCAGCGGGACCGGGAGGCGATGCGGCAAAAACGAGCCACCGAGACTCCTGAGAAGAGGCAGGCCCGGCTCATCCGGGAGAGGGAGGCCAAGCGGCTGAAACGGAGGCTGGAGAAGATTGACCCCACCCTGCGGACACAGATCGAGCATGACCCTGCAGCAATGGCGGCTCTTACCGCTGACATGAACCTCTTCCCGTTCCCCATGACCTGCCCAAGTCTAGAAAACAGCCTCTTCATGAAACTGCCCTAG
- the LOC117425126 gene encoding zinc finger protein 821-like isoform X1, with translation MANIGKADVLPFLGGVVEEYCGLDFTSWQSVMTSVPVPSHCVCYPESVTEQVLLESGRGKGSFPSTGLAGPEHSVAMEGRADFTEDNESRSNNSHEADEQDSVSEDSDSDQDNPDSSSNTSADDTLMSPKCGPSDGDMKKECNGGNDLNNSYICSLCHVECGNPDHIIAHIYQHTTMHGNSKSYVCPVCGRALSSPGSLGRHLLIHSEDRLSNCAVCGSHFTDMSNFNREKLRDFLNSENSNSKGGSSLSQPLPDLNPNLIPNLTSSIAPLPSLSDSLNSPTPSPPLLPDVLNPGPVYPAGVLLVCNSCVAYQNLVEVQSSSMRKWAVRRQNEPMESRMHRLEKEREAKKSKRASESPDERELRRLRDRESKRLQRMQETEEQRARRLQRDREAMRQKRATETPEKRQARLIREREAKRLKRRLEKIDPTLRTQIEHDPAAMAALTADMNLFPFPMTCPSLENSLFMKLP, from the exons ATGGCAAACATAG GTAAAGCGGATGTGTTACCATTTCTTGGTGGCGTTGTGGAGGAGTACTGCGGCCTGGACTTCACCTCGTGGCAGTCAGTGATGACGTCGGTGCCTGTGCCGAGTCACTGCGTGTGCTACCCGGAATCTGTCACTGAACAGGTTctgctggagagtgggagaggcaAAG GGTCTTTCCCCTCGACAGGGCTAGCTGGCCCAGAGCACTCAGTGGCAATGGAGGGAAGAGCAGATTTCACAGAGGACAACGAGAGCCGCAGCAACAACTCCCACGAGGCAGATGAACAGGACAGCGTCTCGG aggATAGCGACAGTGACCAAGATAATCCTGATTCATCTTCCAACACGTCCGCTGATGACACCCTGATGTCCCCGAAGTGTGGCCCTTCTGACGGGGACATGAAAAAG GAGTGCAATGGGGGTAATGATTTGAATAACAGCTACATATGCTCGCTGTGTCACGTGGAGTGTGGCAACCCGGATCACATTATTGCACACATCTACCAG CACACGACTATGCATGGAAACAGTAAGAGCTACGTGTGCCCGGTGTGTGGGCGAGCTCTGAGCTCACCAGGCTCTCTGGGGAGACACCTCCTTATCCACTCCGAGGATCGCCTCTCAAACTGCGCAGTCTGTGGATCCCATTTCACTGACATGAGCAACTTCAACAG GGAGAAGCTACGAGACTTCCTCAACTCTGAGAACAGCAACAGCAAAGGGGGCTCTTCTCTATCCCAGCCACTTCCAGACCTGAACCCGAATCTCATACCCAACCTTACCTCCTCCATTGCTCCGCTCCCTTCACTCTCTGACAGCCTGAACTCTCCAACACCCTCCCCCCCTCTGCTTCCAGATGTCTTGAACCCGGGGCCTGTCTACCCAGCTGGGGTCCTGCTGGTCTGCAACAGCTGTGTGGCATACCAGAATCTAGTGGAGGTCCAGTCATCCTCCATGAGGAAGTGGGCGGTCCGGAGGCAGAACGAACCCATGGAGTCGAGGATGCACCGTCTGGAGAAAGAGCGGGAGGCCAAGAAGAGCAAGCGGGCCAGCGAGTCGCCTGATGAACGTGAGCTGCGCAGGCTGAGGGACCGCGAGTCCAAGCGCCTCCAGAGGATGCAGGAGACGGAGGAGCAGAGGGCGCGCAGGCTTCAGCGGGACCGGGAGGCGATGCGGCAAAAACGAGCCACCGAGACTCCTGAGAAGAGGCAGGCCCGGCTCATCCGGGAGAGGGAGGCCAAGCGGCTGAAACGGAGGCTGGAGAAGATTGACCCCACCCTGCGGACACAGATCGAGCATGACCCTGCAGCAATGGCGGCTCTTACCGCTGACATGAACCTCTTCCCGTTCCCCATGACCTGCCCAAGTCTAGAAAACAGCCTCTTCATGAAACTGCCCTAG